In Pseudonocardia sp. C8, one genomic interval encodes:
- the egtA gene encoding ergothioneine biosynthesis glutamate--cysteine ligase EgtA — translation MTVDHGGTASGDGRLRSRAAAEAYVASVCFKHGPPSRVGVEVEWMLHRPDRPGDPVDLDTLRAALGVHTPPALDPASPGRPLPAGGVVTVEPGGQLEISSRPAAGLAGLIGDVTADAAHLHGLVAPLGLRPHLRAADPVRPARRLLDLPRYAAMECVFDRVGPHGRSGMCSTAAVQVCLDAGPAGTVADRWAVLHELGPVLVAAFANSPVQHGRRTGWKSSRQACWLSLDPRRTAPPEPVAAGEDPARAWARRVVDTPLLCVRGSGSWVVPPGVTFAQWASGDARGGVLDRPPTLADLDYHISTLFPPVRPHGHLEVRYVDGQAGDDWALPAAVLLALTSSPAVVDRVREICEPVRDAWVPAARDALADPALAAAAAALFPLAHDVLADGGHPLVAAPVPLLARLREVIEHRVLRGRCPADDLLPLEDGCARTTLPFPPGLHAEPDPAATPHRRRIIEETVR, via the coding sequence GTGACGGTGGATCACGGGGGCACCGCATCGGGTGACGGCCGGCTCCGCAGCCGGGCCGCAGCGGAAGCGTACGTCGCCTCCGTCTGCTTCAAGCACGGGCCTCCGAGCAGGGTGGGTGTCGAGGTGGAGTGGATGCTCCACCGCCCCGACCGGCCCGGCGACCCGGTCGACCTGGACACCCTGCGAGCCGCGCTGGGCGTGCACACCCCGCCGGCACTCGATCCCGCCTCGCCGGGGCGCCCGCTGCCGGCCGGCGGCGTCGTCACCGTCGAGCCCGGCGGGCAGCTGGAGATCTCCAGCAGGCCCGCGGCCGGGCTGGCCGGGCTGATCGGTGACGTCACCGCCGACGCCGCGCACCTCCACGGCCTCGTCGCCCCGCTCGGCCTCCGCCCGCACCTGCGGGCCGCCGACCCGGTCCGCCCGGCCCGGCGCCTGCTCGACCTTCCCCGCTACGCCGCCATGGAGTGCGTGTTCGACCGGGTCGGTCCGCACGGCCGCAGCGGCATGTGCTCGACCGCCGCCGTCCAGGTCTGCCTGGACGCCGGCCCGGCCGGCACCGTGGCGGACCGCTGGGCCGTGCTGCACGAGCTCGGCCCGGTGCTCGTCGCGGCCTTCGCGAACTCCCCGGTCCAGCACGGCAGGCGCACCGGGTGGAAGTCGTCCCGGCAGGCGTGCTGGCTGAGCCTGGACCCCCGGCGCACCGCGCCGCCCGAGCCCGTCGCGGCGGGGGAGGACCCGGCGCGGGCCTGGGCCCGCCGGGTCGTCGACACCCCGCTGCTCTGCGTCCGGGGCAGCGGGTCGTGGGTGGTGCCTCCCGGGGTGACGTTCGCCCAGTGGGCCTCCGGTGACGCCCGCGGCGGCGTCCTCGACCGGCCACCGACCCTCGCCGACCTCGACTACCACATCTCGACGCTGTTCCCGCCGGTCCGCCCGCACGGCCACCTCGAGGTGCGTTACGTCGACGGCCAGGCCGGGGACGACTGGGCGCTGCCGGCCGCGGTGCTGCTGGCGCTGACGTCGTCGCCGGCCGTGGTCGACCGGGTCCGCGAGATCTGCGAGCCGGTCCGCGACGCCTGGGTGCCCGCCGCCCGCGACGCGCTCGCCGACCCGGCCCTCGCCGCCGCGGCGGCCGCGCTGTTCCCGCTGGCCCACGACGTGCTGGCCGACGGCGGGCACCCCCTGGTCGCCGCGCCGGTGCCGCTGCTGGCCCGGCTCCGCGAGGTCATCGAGCACCGGGTGCTGCGCGGGCGCTGCCCGGCCGACGACCTGCTGCCCCTGGAGGACGGGTGCGCACGCACCACGCTGCCCTTCCCGCCCGGCCTCCACGCCGAACCCGATCCCGCCGCGACCCCGCACCGCCGCCGCATCATCGAGGAGACCGTGCGATGA
- a CDS encoding TetR/AcrR family transcriptional regulator — MPRVSTDQLAARRRQILDGARRCFADHGYEGATVRRLEEYTGLSRGAIFHYFRDKEALFLALAEQDARRMADVVAAQGLVQVMRDLLDSSRGPGTIDRSWLGTRLEVSRRLRTDPEFRARWQAHSGALTAATRARLERQAAAGALRDDVPVPVLAQYLELVLEGLVSHLAMGLPTDDLGAVLDVVENGVRAGARTP, encoded by the coding sequence ATGCCCCGCGTCAGCACCGACCAGCTCGCCGCCCGGCGGCGACAGATCCTGGACGGCGCACGCCGCTGCTTCGCCGACCACGGCTACGAGGGCGCCACCGTCCGCCGTCTGGAGGAGTACACCGGGCTGTCCCGGGGAGCGATCTTCCACTACTTCCGGGACAAGGAAGCCCTGTTCCTCGCCCTGGCCGAGCAGGACGCGCGCCGGATGGCCGACGTCGTCGCCGCGCAGGGACTGGTCCAGGTGATGCGCGACCTGCTCGACTCCTCCCGCGGCCCCGGCACGATCGACCGCAGCTGGCTCGGCACCCGCCTCGAGGTGTCCCGGCGGCTGCGCACCGACCCCGAGTTCCGGGCCCGCTGGCAGGCGCACTCGGGCGCGCTCACGGCCGCCACCCGGGCCCGGCTCGAACGCCAGGCCGCGGCCGGCGCGCTGCGCGACGACGTGCCGGTCCCGGTGCTCGCCCAGTACCTGGAGCTGGTGCTGGAGGGGCTCGTGTCGCACCTGGCGATGGGGCTGCCCACCGACGACCTCGGCGCCGTCCTCGACGTCGTCGAGAACGGGGTCCGGGCCGGCGCCCGCACCCCCTGA
- a CDS encoding dihydroxyacetone kinase subunit DhaK has translation MPFPFHPAGDDPVPAAVRGFARAHDDLVELREDPIHLVARHRAPGRRVGLVSGGGSGHEPLHAGFLGRGMLDAVAPGPVFTSPHNKAVLHASRAAAGPGGVIHVVKNYTGDRINFGIAAERLRMEGLDVRRVLVDDDLATDGLDTATGRRGTGATVVVEKILGAAADTGAGLDELAGLGAEVAAASRSLAVASRAQTSARTGEPAFALDGQLDYGVGIHGERARASIPRPPTEELVDRMLDELLAGLPDGDDDCVLVVNGMGGTALLELYVVAELASAGLAERGIGRAGLLVGTFVPALDMAGFSLTLTRMQPAWKDHWAAPAETAAFPRRHEETR, from the coding sequence ATGCCGTTCCCCTTCCACCCGGCCGGTGACGACCCCGTCCCGGCGGCCGTCCGCGGGTTCGCGCGCGCCCACGACGACCTCGTCGAGCTGCGTGAGGACCCGATCCACCTCGTCGCCCGGCACCGCGCACCCGGCCGGCGGGTCGGGCTGGTGTCCGGCGGCGGCTCCGGTCACGAGCCGCTGCACGCCGGCTTCCTGGGCCGAGGCATGCTCGACGCCGTCGCCCCCGGCCCGGTGTTCACTTCCCCGCACAACAAGGCGGTCCTGCACGCCTCCCGCGCCGCGGCCGGGCCCGGCGGCGTGATCCACGTCGTCAAGAACTACACCGGCGACCGGATCAACTTCGGGATCGCCGCCGAGCGGCTCCGGATGGAGGGCCTCGACGTCCGCCGGGTCCTGGTCGACGACGACCTCGCCACCGACGGCCTCGACACCGCCACCGGCCGCCGGGGCACCGGCGCGACCGTGGTCGTCGAGAAGATCCTCGGCGCCGCCGCCGACACCGGCGCCGGCCTGGACGAGCTCGCCGGGCTGGGCGCCGAGGTCGCGGCCGCGTCGCGCAGCCTCGCCGTCGCCTCGAGGGCGCAGACCTCGGCCCGGACCGGCGAGCCGGCGTTCGCCCTGGACGGCCAGCTGGACTACGGCGTCGGCATCCACGGCGAGCGGGCCCGGGCCTCGATCCCGCGGCCGCCGACCGAGGAGCTCGTGGACCGGATGCTCGACGAGCTCCTGGCCGGGCTCCCGGACGGCGACGACGACTGCGTCCTGGTCGTCAACGGGATGGGCGGGACCGCGCTGCTGGAGCTCTACGTCGTCGCCGAGCTCGCCTCCGCCGGGCTGGCCGAGCGCGGCATCGGGCGGGCCGGCCTGCTGGTCGGCACGTTCGTCCCGGCCCTGGACATGGCCGGGTTCTCGCTGACGCTGACCCGGATGCAGCCGGCCTGGAAGGACCACTGGGCCGCACCCGCCGAGACCGCGGCGTTCCCGCGGCGCCACGAGGAGACGCGATGA
- a CDS encoding DAK2 domain-containing protein: MIDQDAVLERFARAVEDGHGALTDLDQHSGDGDFGDNLRAGVRQAVQRAGQGRQRGFGALGAVFLDEVGGTSGPLLGLLFTEIARALGTAHAAGDGLAALASGARAGLTAIQRVGEAQEGDRTLVDALAPAVTALGRDGAAAAATAAREGAERTAELTARHGRASYLGDRAKGAQDPGAVGVALLFWAIAAVAEPDADLRSPLPAAA; this comes from the coding sequence ATGATCGATCAGGACGCCGTGCTGGAGCGGTTCGCCCGTGCCGTCGAGGACGGTCACGGCGCGCTCACCGACCTCGACCAGCACTCCGGGGACGGCGACTTCGGCGACAACCTGCGGGCCGGGGTCCGGCAGGCCGTGCAGCGCGCCGGGCAGGGCAGGCAGCGCGGGTTCGGCGCCCTCGGCGCGGTGTTCCTCGACGAGGTCGGCGGCACCAGCGGACCGCTGCTGGGGCTGCTGTTCACCGAGATCGCCCGGGCGCTGGGCACCGCGCACGCCGCCGGCGACGGCCTGGCCGCGCTCGCCTCCGGTGCCCGCGCCGGCCTGACCGCGATCCAGCGGGTCGGGGAGGCGCAGGAGGGCGACCGGACGCTGGTCGACGCGCTCGCGCCGGCCGTGACCGCGCTCGGCCGGGACGGCGCCGCCGCCGCGGCGACCGCGGCACGCGAGGGTGCCGAGCGGACGGCGGAGCTCACCGCCCGGCACGGCCGGGCGTCGTACCTGGGCGACCGGGCCAAGGGCGCCCAGGATCCCGGTGCGGTCGGGGTCGCGCTGCTGTTCTGGGCGATCGCGGCGGTGGCCGAGCCGGACGCGGACCTCCGCTCGCCGCTGCCCGCCGCGGCCTGA
- a CDS encoding ABC transporter ATP-binding protein, translated as MDRPLALMRGVVRGADSPSIRRGSVAPGTWPRIWGFVRPYRRWLAGYLALTTVTAVIGVVTPLLAGRVVNTIVAAHDLPDPARVVIVIAAAIAGMAVLESVAGLTGRWFSARLGEGLIEDLRVAVFSHVQSMPLAFFARTRTGALVSRLNNDVIGAQTAITSTLSTVLANTIQLVLAVAVMIGLAWQVTVLAMLLLPVFVVPARRMGTWLAELRREAAELNATMGNQMTERFSAPGATLVKLFGDPVQEAAVFRGQVSRVRDIGVRSAMVSRLFVTALQLVSALAQALIYGLGGYLAVTGAIPAGTVVALGLLLTRLYTPMTALANARVDVMTALVAFERVFEVLDLAPSITERADPRPLPPGPVDVRLRDVRFTYPRATEVSLASLEEVAVLDQRAGTEVLHGVDLHVRGGGLLALVGPSGAGKSTLAALVPRLYDVDSGAVELSGVDVRDLAFATLRAGVGMVTQDGHLFHDTIGANLRYAAPGATGAEMIEALRRARLGDLLDDLPDGLETVVGERGYRLSGGERQRLTIARLLLAKPRVVILDEATAHLDSESEAAVQAALTEALIGRTAIVIAHRLSTVRAADRIAVLEAGRVVESGTHDELLAAGGRYASLYRIQFAPQAPRATGT; from the coding sequence TTGGACCGTCCGCTCGCCCTGATGCGCGGGGTCGTCCGGGGAGCGGACTCGCCGTCCATCCGCCGGGGGTCCGTCGCGCCCGGCACCTGGCCCCGGATCTGGGGGTTCGTCCGCCCGTACCGCCGCTGGCTGGCCGGGTACCTGGCGCTCACCACCGTCACCGCGGTGATCGGCGTCGTGACCCCGCTGCTGGCCGGGCGGGTGGTCAACACCATCGTCGCGGCCCACGACCTCCCGGACCCGGCCCGGGTGGTCATCGTGATCGCCGCGGCCATCGCCGGGATGGCGGTGCTGGAGTCCGTCGCCGGACTGACCGGGCGCTGGTTCTCCGCGCGGCTCGGCGAGGGGCTCATCGAGGACCTGCGGGTCGCGGTGTTCTCGCACGTCCAGTCGATGCCGCTGGCGTTCTTCGCGCGCACCCGCACCGGTGCGCTGGTCAGCCGGCTCAACAACGACGTCATCGGTGCCCAGACCGCGATCACCAGCACGCTGTCCACGGTGCTGGCGAACACCATCCAGCTCGTGCTGGCCGTCGCCGTGATGATCGGCCTGGCGTGGCAGGTGACCGTGCTGGCCATGCTGCTGCTGCCGGTGTTCGTGGTCCCGGCCCGGCGGATGGGGACCTGGCTCGCCGAGCTCCGGCGGGAGGCCGCGGAGCTGAACGCGACCATGGGCAACCAGATGACCGAGCGGTTCTCCGCGCCCGGCGCGACGCTGGTCAAGCTGTTCGGCGACCCGGTCCAGGAGGCGGCGGTCTTCCGCGGGCAGGTGTCGCGGGTGCGGGACATCGGCGTCCGCTCGGCGATGGTGTCCCGGCTGTTCGTCACGGCGCTGCAGCTGGTGTCCGCGCTCGCCCAGGCCCTCATCTACGGCCTCGGCGGCTACCTCGCGGTGACCGGGGCGATCCCGGCCGGGACGGTCGTCGCGCTCGGCCTGCTGCTGACCCGGCTCTACACGCCGATGACGGCGCTGGCGAACGCCCGCGTCGACGTCATGACCGCGCTCGTCGCGTTCGAGCGGGTCTTCGAGGTCCTGGACCTCGCGCCGTCGATCACCGAGCGCGCGGACCCGCGCCCGCTGCCGCCCGGCCCGGTCGACGTCCGGCTCCGCGACGTCCGGTTCACCTACCCGCGCGCGACCGAGGTGTCACTGGCCTCGCTCGAGGAGGTCGCCGTGCTCGACCAGCGGGCGGGCACGGAGGTGCTGCACGGCGTCGACCTGCACGTGCGAGGCGGCGGGCTGCTCGCGCTGGTCGGGCCCTCCGGCGCCGGGAAGTCGACGCTGGCCGCCCTGGTGCCCCGGCTGTACGACGTCGACTCCGGTGCCGTCGAGCTGTCCGGGGTCGACGTCCGCGACCTGGCGTTCGCCACCCTGCGCGCAGGAGTCGGCATGGTCACCCAGGACGGGCACCTCTTCCACGACACCATCGGGGCGAACCTGCGCTACGCCGCGCCGGGCGCCACCGGCGCGGAGATGATCGAGGCGCTGCGCCGGGCCCGGCTGGGTGACCTGCTCGACGACCTGCCCGACGGCCTGGAGACCGTGGTGGGGGAGCGGGGCTACCGGCTCTCCGGCGGGGAACGCCAGCGGCTCACGATCGCCCGGCTGCTGCTGGCCAAGCCGCGGGTGGTGATCCTCGACGAGGCCACCGCGCACCTCGACTCGGAGTCGGAGGCGGCCGTGCAGGCCGCCCTGACCGAGGCGTTGATCGGCCGCACCGCCATCGTCATCGCGCACCGCCTGTCGACGGTCCGCGCGGCGGATCGCATCGCCGTGCTGGAGGCGGGCCGGGTCGTCGAGAGCGGCACCCACGACGAGCTGCTCGCCGCCGGCGGACGGTACGCGTCGCTGTACCGGATCCAGTTCGCACCGCAGGCGCCCCGGGCCACCGGAACGTGA
- a CDS encoding helix-turn-helix domain-containing protein, producing MAELKKGARITGTQRGKLAADLKKKYEKGASIRSLAEQTGRSYGFVHRVLSETGVTLRGRGGATRTKKK from the coding sequence ATGGCCGAGCTGAAGAAGGGCGCCCGGATCACCGGGACGCAGCGGGGCAAACTCGCGGCCGACCTGAAGAAGAAGTACGAGAAGGGCGCCAGCATCCGCTCGCTCGCCGAGCAGACCGGCCGCTCGTACGGATTCGTGCACCGGGTGCTCTCCGAGACCGGTGTGACGCTGCGTGGCCGCGGTGGCGCCACCCGCACCAAGAAGAAGTAG
- a CDS encoding ABC-F family ATP-binding cassette domain-containing protein produces the protein MITATDLELRAGSRILLSGANLRVQPGDRIGLVGRNGAGKTTSMRVLAGEGEPYSGQVAANSPIGYLPQDPREGDLSVPAKDRVLSARGLDTLLAKMEKAQTAMAELVDGPANEKAVREYGRLEERFSALGGYAAESEAARICTHLGLPDRVLAQPMRTLSGGQRRRVELARILFAASDGGSQSATTLLLDEPTNHLDADSITWLRGFLQNHEGGLVVISHDTDLLAAVVNKVWFLDATRGEADQYNMDWRRYLEARATDEKRRRRERANAEKKASALQAQAAKMGAKATKAVAAKNMARRADQLLAGLDEERQDDRVAKIRFPTPAACGRTPMTAEGLSKAYGSLEVFTGVDLAVDRGSKVVVLGLNGAGKTTLLRLLAGTETPDAGAVVPGHGLRTGYFAQEHDTLDMDASVWDNVRHASPDSPEQQLRTLLGSFMFSGEQLDQPAGTLSGGERTRLALAGLVSSAANVLLLDEPTNNLDPASREQVLDALRRFEGAVVLVTHDPGAVEALEPDRVIVLPDGTEDLWSADYLELVQLA, from the coding sequence GTGATCACCGCGACCGACCTCGAACTGCGCGCCGGTTCCCGCATCCTGCTCTCCGGGGCGAACCTGCGCGTGCAGCCGGGCGACCGGATCGGCCTCGTCGGCCGCAACGGCGCCGGGAAGACCACCTCGATGCGGGTGCTGGCGGGGGAGGGCGAGCCGTACTCCGGGCAGGTCGCCGCGAACTCGCCGATCGGCTACCTGCCGCAGGACCCGCGCGAGGGTGACCTGTCGGTCCCCGCGAAGGACCGGGTGCTGTCGGCCCGCGGCCTGGACACGCTGCTGGCCAAGATGGAGAAGGCCCAGACGGCGATGGCCGAGCTCGTCGACGGCCCGGCCAACGAGAAGGCCGTCCGCGAGTACGGCCGGTTGGAGGAGCGGTTCTCCGCGCTCGGCGGCTACGCGGCCGAGTCCGAGGCGGCCCGGATCTGCACCCACCTCGGCCTGCCGGACCGGGTGCTCGCCCAGCCGATGCGCACGCTCTCCGGCGGCCAGCGCCGCCGCGTCGAGCTGGCCCGCATCCTGTTCGCGGCCTCCGACGGGGGCTCGCAGTCGGCGACGACGCTGCTGCTCGACGAGCCGACCAACCACCTCGACGCCGACTCGATCACCTGGCTGCGCGGGTTCCTGCAGAACCACGAGGGCGGCCTCGTGGTGATCAGCCACGACACCGACCTGCTGGCCGCGGTCGTGAACAAGGTGTGGTTCCTCGACGCGACCCGCGGCGAGGCCGACCAGTACAACATGGACTGGCGCCGCTATCTCGAGGCGCGGGCCACGGACGAGAAGCGCCGCCGCCGGGAGCGGGCGAACGCCGAGAAGAAGGCCTCCGCGCTGCAGGCCCAGGCCGCGAAGATGGGCGCCAAGGCGACCAAGGCCGTGGCCGCGAAGAACATGGCCCGCCGCGCCGACCAGCTCCTGGCCGGGCTGGACGAGGAGCGCCAGGACGACCGGGTCGCCAAGATCCGCTTCCCGACCCCGGCCGCGTGCGGGCGGACCCCGATGACGGCCGAGGGTCTGTCGAAGGCGTACGGGTCGCTGGAGGTGTTCACCGGCGTCGACCTCGCCGTGGACCGCGGGTCCAAGGTGGTCGTGCTGGGCCTCAACGGCGCCGGCAAGACCACCCTGCTGCGGCTGCTGGCCGGCACCGAGACCCCGGACGCCGGCGCGGTCGTGCCCGGCCACGGGTTGCGGACCGGGTACTTCGCCCAGGAGCACGACACGCTCGACATGGACGCCAGCGTCTGGGACAACGTGCGGCACGCCTCGCCGGACTCCCCCGAGCAGCAGCTCCGCACGCTGCTGGGGTCGTTCATGTTCTCCGGCGAGCAGCTCGACCAGCCGGCCGGGACGCTGTCCGGTGGCGAGCGCACCCGGCTCGCGCTGGCCGGGCTGGTGTCGTCGGCGGCGAACGTGCTGCTGCTCGACGAGCCGACGAACAACCTCGACCCGGCCAGCCGCGAGCAGGTCCTCGACGCGCTGCGCCGGTTCGAGGGCGCGGTCGTGCTCGTCACGCACGACCCGGGCGCGGTCGAGGCGCTCGAACCGGACCGGGTGATCGTCCTGCCGGACGGCACCGAGGACCTCTGGTCGGCCGACTACCTCGAGCTCGTGCAGCTGGCCTGA